In the Arachis ipaensis cultivar K30076 chromosome B04, Araip1.1, whole genome shotgun sequence genome, CCTCAACCCAACTGCATCCTGGGCTTTTCTTGTAACCTTGATGCTGTTGTATTGTTCTGATTTGTGCTGCATCATCCCATCTCCCAACAGAGCTATAGATGTTTGACATAAGAACAAAGTTTCCTGTACTTTCAGGTCCCAGCTTCTGGATCCTCTTTGACACTTCTTCCCCCATTTCAATATTTCTGTGGGTCCTACATGCAGCAAGCAATGAACTCCATACACGAACATCAGGCTCGAATGGCATCCTTTGAATAAAGATGTATGCTTCATCCAAATTTCCTGCTCGGGCGAGAAGGTCCACCATGCAAATATAATGTGCCATTCTTGGAGTGATGCTGAACTCTTGGTTCATGGCATTAAACCAATATTTCCCTTCCTTGACAAGCCCTGAATGGCTGCAGGCAGATAAAACAGCAACAAAGGTCACATCATCTGGCTTCAAGCCTGAAACCTGAGACTCATGGAATAAAGAAAGTGCCTCTGTGCATTGCCCGTGAATACCATAACCAATTATCATTGTATTCCATGAAACCACATCCCGTTTATGCATCCTATCAANNNNNNNNNNNNNNNNNNNNNNNNNNNNNNNNNNNNNNNNNNNNNNNNNNNNNNNNNNNNNNNNNNNNNNNNNNNNNNNNNNNNNNNNNNNNNNNNNNNNNNNNNNNNNNNNTATGAATCTTTCCACACTTTGAGTACATGTCAATAATGGCATTACAGATGGACGACTCTGACGTGAAGCCCCGAATGACTGAGTATCCATGGCAACAGGCCCCATGTTGTAGAGCAGCCAAATGTGAACAAGCTGGTAGAAGGGCCATCATGGTTGCCAAATCTGGTTCAAACCCAGACAACTGCATCTGGCGAAAAATAAGTAAAGCCTTCTCAGCATGGCCATTTTGCACACATCCTGACATGATACCACTATATGAAACTGTATCCTTTGAGGTCATTTCCTCAAGAAATCCGACTGCATCCTCCATCATCCCACACTTAGCATACATTGATATGAGTGAGTTTCCTACCGTTGTATCTAAGTCCATCCTTGATTTAATCATGTAACAATGTAAGCTTTGCCCTTTGTTCAAATTAGTAAGCTTAGCACAAGCTCGAAGTATGCTTGCAAGAGTAACTGGTGTAGGGTTTAACTCATAAACATGTACCATCTCATCAAAAAGGGCCAATGCATTTGTCATGAAATCACAAGCAACATATCCTCCAATCATAGCAGTCCAACATATCTCATTCTTTTGCTTCATCCGATCAAAAATCTTCCTGGCATAAGATAAATGATGGCATTTAGCATACATATCCAAAAGACCAGTTCCAACAACAACACTGTCACTGAACATTTTCCTTAAAGAGTAACCATGGATTGCCTTCCCCTGGCTTAATGCATTAGCTTGTCCAACTGTGGGTAGAACTGCTACAATAGTTGAAGAATTGGGAACTATTCCTGCTTGTTGCATTTGTACAAGTAACTCCATAGTTTCATTGTGAAGTGTATGCAGTGAAAACCCAGCAATGATGGCATTCCATGCCACAATATCCCTGCTGGACATACAATTAAATAAGGTTTGTGCTTGAAACAAATCTCCACATTTGGCATACATGTCAACCAAGGCTGTGCAAACATAAACGTCCATTTCGAGACCAAGTTGCTCGGCATGCTTGTGGATTTCTTGCCCAACTTGTATATCTTGCAGAGCCGAACAAGCTTTGAGAATAAAAGGGAAAGTGAATTTATTGGGTGTCACCCCAAGTTGCAACATCTTATAGTACAAATCTATGGCTTGTTGAAAGGGTCCATTCCAGGCATAAGCTCTGATCATCATGTTCCAACAAACAACACTTGGGTTTGgaattttctcaaacacttggcgGGCAAGTTCGACTTCATTACATTTAACATAGAGATGAGTAAGCTTGTCAAGGATAATGGAGAAATCTTTGATATTAGAATTGTTCTTAATGATATGTTGATGTATAATCTTCCCTTGAGAAAGAGATTTGGATTGGATGCAGGATTCAAGTAGGGCCACGTACCAATGATTTGACTCAAACTCATCTCTCAACTGGAATCTATTAAAACATAATCCAGGAATTACCTTTTTAAAACCTGGAATCTTCAACTTGTCCCCTACTTTTAATAGAAACATGCTTGCCTTAAGAGATTCACCATTATACAAAGAAACCACAAAGAGGAGTGGGGAAGGAGAGGAAGATTAAACAGACATAGACAAAAAtaaggttatttatttatttattttggttctTAGCTGGGGTGTTTGCGGTGCGGTTTGAATCGGTTTTGAGTCAAAAACTCATCTGATCCGACCACTAATTTTACTTCTGGTGCGGTTTAGATTGGAtgctatttttaaaaaaaatccgaTCCGGATCCAATTTCAAGCAGTTTGAATTGGGTTGGATTTGtagttttataaattaaaaaaattaaatatatataataagtctcaacatcaaattttaaataatcaacaataacataacaaatcacaacaatatcttaaaaagtcaacaataacataacaatagaaataaaattataaattagttaaaataaataaataaataatattttgaacataaaatatttattaaataataatacataaataatataaaatatataaaaaattgaacatgttataagtataattataaatataataataaaataataatattatagtacATTGTGCGGTTTGAATTGAATTGGATCCATTATGAAAATTAGATTCGAAATCCGATCCGATTCAACGATTTgcaaaaatagaatcaaatcaaatccgaattagtgcggttttaatcaattttcaatttaaattagattaGATAAGCAATTTAATTTAAATCAGTTTGAATTTAAACACCCTCATTTTTAGTACAACACATTTGGAAAGTGTTTGGTTGAGTTTTGACTTTTTGACAGCCGACGCAATTAGATCCTGTTGAAGTCAGGTTACAAAACTTTTCTAGAAAACAACGATCACAAAAacaaaaagagtaaaaataagaaaagagaatctattcatttataatttataatatgtAAAAGATTATAACAAATTATCAGGAAaactttttacatttttttttgacAAAAGTCATTTACGAGAAGGTAAAGGAATAGTGTGTCCAAATAGGAgatttttttctaatataaattatgtaaaatatttattttttaaaatttatttttgagctttatttattgaaatgtatttttttgtatttgaacAAGTTTATCGCTTTGCAGTTCGCCTTACTACTGGCGATCGCCTTATATTAAATTGAGTTTGAAAAGTTAACAATAGTAAGTATTATTATTGTCTCCAAAATACATAAGAGTATAGGAATaagtcatattttatttttagaaaatagttattttttaatttataattaaaattttttttgttaaatatggTTTATTACGatgtatttatgtattttttggaGACGATGATAcgtattttattgatttttttatataatacaacaaaaaattatagttcaataattaaaaaatctatagccaatgagttataactcaaatggcatagtctctccatactcaattaagaggttgcgggttcgagtttcctatttttggtaaaaaaaaaataattaaagaatCTATAAGAAATATAACTTgaattaactaattttaaatttttaccaaaattgtgtgagagacaaaaaaaaatttataagaaaaataaaaatttacataAAATAACCATAATTCTCCTtatcaaaaaataattatttttgcccTCACTATTATAGTTTTTTGGATTTGATGGCAACTATTATCATCGTCTAAAAAAATACATAGGTACACCGAAATAAGCTATATTTaacaaagatttttttaattataaattaaaaaaaactattttccAAAAGTAAAATACGACTTATTCTTGTGTACTCTATGGATCAGAATAATTAATTGAACGATTatttaaaagatttttcaaaaatataaaattaatttaagattcaaatatctaatttaaaaatattttttgtttatcaATTCTTTAGAGGATCTTAAATGTAGACCAAAATCCCTCTAAAAATATacagcaaaaaaaaaacaaatatcaGATTTTGTAAAACTAATCTTTTAAACTACCTATCATCACTGTTGATTATATCAACATTGTTTATAAACAATCTAATGTAtctttaagtcaccaaaaaaaatctgATTAATTATGGTGTTCTAGATAATTAAAACACTTTTCagttttttatctttctttttaaatataatatcttccttttaagtttttttttttatttttttatatatctttCTCTAACCACTCCTACATGATCAGTTTTGGTCAAatatttttaagataaaattataaaatttaaaattcaagtaAAGATATCATTATGACTTgttcttaattaatttaaatcaaatttcatcCTAATAAATTTGATATGATATgattaaatttaaatcaatcagacATAATTAATAGGTAGTTCGCTTCCCTTAAAGGCTTAAATTATGTTCCACTCCTCTTTCTCTTCTTGAATATTTTAAGTCTTGGCTTTCAAACAAGTAAGTCATGCCTCTCAGTGACACTAGCTTCATTGCTTGAGGTTTCTACTTGATCTCTATTGCGCTTCTGTGTAGATGCAGTTGAGCCTGCCTTTGCAGTATTTTTGCTATGGTATCCTGCAACTTCTCTCTCTTCCAGGGGTTCCGCTGATAACTCCATCCATATCTACAGAAGTATTCTCGTAATTCTCTTCGTCTTTAAGAGTTCTCTGCATAGCCTTTAATTGCTCCTGTTACTTAGCAAAGAGTACTTGTATCTCCTCAGTAGTGGAATAAAATGCCCGTAGTTGTGTTTCCCTGCATGACATCAATGAGCTTCAGTGGTAAAATCAAAGCATAATGCGGGTGTAGATGTTGCCTCTTAAAGTTAAAGTGCCGATCAGCATTTAATACAAACAGTGCAACGATGCAGCATGTTAACCAACAGGGACTACTAAACAAAGCTGATTAACTTAGCATGAATGACATATCCAACAGATGAATACCAGGATCCACAATTTTTACTGCAATGACATTGTTGAGTAGTCCATtctaataaataaaacaaaaactattCAGCCGCGGTCCTACTTTTATTTAGGCTCAATTGTTCTGCTAATTGCTTTCATATTCTTGAAGATGTTTATACATCCTTTATTCTTCAAATTTTCAGGATAGCCAAAATCCATTCAGAATCTATGATAGTAATGTTCACATAACCATAATATACACACTCGTAAATAATTCTAATTAAGAAGTCATAGAATTCCCGTTCCTATCTATTTTAATCaccaatttaagaaaaaaaatgttatatgTAAACTGTAAAGCAAGCCAAAGAATTACAGTATTCAGGTAAAGTAGCCCATGCTAGGATATCCTCTAATATTCTTTTATACATACAGATTCATCTTTACATAATTTTCAAACTACAGTTGTCCAGTGATCATATTAAACAGAAACTTGTTCCTTACCGAAGCATAAGTCTTTCCCTGGCACCTCTTAACCTCCTCCTCTCAAAATCTAGATCCCGTATTGCGGCATTTATCTCAAGCTCAAGAATAGAAACTTTAGCCCATGCTTCTTCTCAAGCTGCCTGCTAACAACAGCAACAAATATTTTCAGTTTCACATAAAGAAACTTCACCaccaaaagaaaagaagtaagagctaaaaaaaataaataacagatAGAATAGAATAAGGGGGGTATTGAATTAGAAAGCTAAAGCAacttattaattagaatttatcagTCTAGCAACATATAAATAAGATACTGTCATACTCTGAAGTCACATAGAAATAAGTCATTAACAGTAACAGCAATCGGTGGAAAGCAGACATCATTTAGACAAACACCTTTATACAAAAACATTCTTGGAACATGAAATTCTGATATCTACCTTTTCACTCTCAAGCTCTTTGCTTAATCTTCTTGTTTCCTCTTCAAGTTCTTCTATTTTCTGCTCCATGAATTTACATTTTCGTTCAGCAAAATAGTAAACAAATCCAAAATATGAAAAGGGGACATAATACACACACAAAACCATATGATTACCTTTGTTTGATTTGCAGTGGTCAGCTTCTCCTCATGCAATTCAGTTTCAAACTGGCGAACTTTATTATCAGACACAACCATCTTTTGCCTAGTATCCTCCTGCAACAAAATGGAAGGAAGGCACAAACCTATTTATGAAATACACAAGTTGTCGCCCATTGTAGGCTAAACATAAGCAGAATCATATCAGTTTGGACCTCAAGGTTTCAACTAGCAAACACCTTTCTCTCTCTCTGACTCCTACAACATACAGAAAGAATGACAGCTTATAAGCTTCAAAAGTAAAGGGAGTACAGTTTCTTACTACTTTAGCGACAAAACCTTCAAACCTGAAGCTTATTTATTGTTTCATGtagttctctttctcttcttaagGCAGCATCAGTGTGTCGTCTTAATTCCTCTTGAGCCTCAGACTATCAGTTGTGGCCTTTTCCCGCTCATATTTTCGCTGAGTCCGCTCGTCATCTAATTGTTCCTTGAGTTCAGCTATATTTACTTTCTGACTGGAGGAGCAAGTGAGAGGGACTCAATTATCAAACATACAGCTAGTGTAACCAGGGTGGGGGCAAAAGGTTTAATACTTAGCATGGTACCAAAAGGTCCATCCTCCTCCAACAGTCAATACTAAAATTCATCCCCAGGATGTTACACACAAGAATATAGACACATGTACATAAGCACTAAATCATTCCACATTGCCAATTCTCATTGCAATATAAAAATCAGTCAATCAAGGATCAGTTCAAGCTCAAACTACATAAAAATGAACAACTTCACTCCTATGACACTTGCATCAACCATTGAGGACTAAAGTAGTGAAGAACTCAACAATCAAGAATTAAATAGCTCAGAATTATATAGATCATACCTGCTTATTATAGCATTTGCTTCAGCACATGACTGCATAGAAGCACTCAGCCTTTCATTGAGGTCTTCGATGGCATATTTCTGTTCAGCAGTTACTCTATTAACATCACCTAGTTCCTTGTATTTTAGATCTACACTTTGTTGTAATTCTTTTAATTGATCAAGGTAACATTTTGCAACAGACTTCTTGGCTGATTGTAATTCCTATAAAATGGATTGTGGATTAGGTAAGACATTGTAGACCATATATTGATATAACAAAGAACAACTTGAGATTgaacattttattttaaaatctgcATGCAGAGTTTTAGGAGAGAACATAAATTGAAAATACATCAGCTACATACACTTTCATGACGATCAGCAGCAACACGGTTGTCATTACGCAAAGTATCAATTAATACCACCTGATTCTCCAACTGCTTCCTCAGCTCCTGCCAAGAATAAGATAGGATACAATTAACATGAGGaaaaagaagggaaagaaaggaGGAGTTTACAGTGCTTAGGATATTGCATCCTTTTAAATTAACGTACTGTGTTTGATCTTTGAAGGCTTCGAAAATCATCAAGAGAAATGGGACCTTCGGGGGCACCAATGCCTAAGCCTTTCAATCTCTTGCTTTCAGAGGCACAACCCTCTATATATTCAAGATAAGAAAAAGTAAGACAGAAATTTTAAAAGCACCACAAACTCAAATAAAACAAGGATTTGAGTTACACACAAGAATATAGACACATGTACATAAGCACTAAAGTAGCACACCAACAGAACTCTTGGCTTAACTTTGATATCCAGATTTCCGTTGCTTATTTATTTTTGTAGCTTGTATTCCCCTGATTTGACTATACTCTCATTAGCAATAAAGCACCGTCAAATGGATAGTATAATGGAAAATCTCTAAAGCTTCTACTGAAATCAATTTCACAAAGACCTGAAGTTTTAATGTATATCCGAGTATTCAACTTGACTGTATGTACCATGGTCTGTGCAGGAAGAAATTTTTGGCCCAGTTCTTCTTGTGATGGAGGTAGGTCTGTTTGTCAC is a window encoding:
- the LOC107639776 gene encoding pentatricopeptide repeat-containing protein At3g16610 — protein: MFLLKVGDKLKIPGFKKVIPGLCFNRFQLRDEFESNHWYVALLESCIQSKSLSQGKIIHQHIIKNNSNIKDFSIILDKLTHLYVKCNEVELARQVFEKIPNPSVVCWNMMIRAYAWNGPFQQAIDLYYKMLQLGVTPNKFTFPFILKACSALQDIQVGQEIHKHAEQLGLEMDVYVCTALVDMYAKCGDLFQAQTLFNCMSSRDIVAWNAIIAGFSLHTLHNETMELLVQMQQAGIVPNSSTIVAVLPTVGQANALSQGKAIHGYSLRKMFSDSVVVGTGLLDMYAKCHHLSYARKIFDRMKQKNEICWTAMIGGYVACDFMTNALALFDEMVHVYELNPTPVTLASILRACAKLTNLNKGQSLHCYMIKSRMDLDTTVGNSLISMYAKCGMMEDAVGFLEEMTSKDTVSYSGIMSGCVQNGHAEKALLIFRQMQLSGFEPDLATMMALLPACSHLAALQHGACCHGYSVIRGFTSESSICNAIIDMYSKCGKIHIDRMHKRDVVSWNTMIIGYGIHGQCTEALSLFHESQVSGLKPDDVTFVAVLSACSHSGLVKEGKYWFNAMNQEFSITPRMAHYICMVDLLARAGNLDEAYIFIQRMPFEPDVRVWSSLLAACRTHRNIEMGEEVSKRIQKLGPESTGNFVLMSNIYSSVGRWDDAAQIRTIQQHQGYKKSPGCSWVEVSGIIHGFIGGDQSHPQSASINKKLQELLVQMKRLGYSADSNFVLHDVEEEEKEQILLYHSEKIAIAFGLLNISPSKPILVTKNLRICVDCHSAIKFMALITNREIIVRDASRFHHFKNGICNCGDFW